One window of the Pedobacter ginsengisoli genome contains the following:
- a CDS encoding cbb3-type cytochrome c oxidase subunit I, which produces MSTISLHDTHNHDSHDDHGHHKETFFTKYVFSQDHKMIAKQFLITGIIMAVIAMGLSILFRIQLAWPDKSFPLLETFLGKWAEGGRIKPDFYLALVTIHGTIMVFFVLTAGLSGTFSNLLIPLQIGARDMASPFLNMLSYWFFFTACVIMMSSFFIQTGPASAGWTVYPPLSALPTAISGSGLGMTLWLISMVLFVASSLMGGINYVSTILNMRTKGMDLWKMPLTIWAFFLTAILGILSFPVLVAGVVLLVFDRSFGTSFYLSDIVMGTQVLPNEGGSPILWQHLFWFLGHPEVYIVIMPAMGLSSEIMSVNSRKPIFGYHAMIYSLIGITILSFIVWGHHMFVTGMNPLLGGVFMITTLIIAVPSAVKTFNWLATLWRGNIRFTPAMLFAIGMVSFFISGGLTGIFLGNASLDINLHDTYFVIAHFHLVMGSAAIFGMLAGVYHYFPKMFGRLMSSKLGYLHFWITFICAYLVFFPLHFLGLDGVPRRYYAFTEFEFMQKWVTVNILVTWSAIIAALAQVAFLFNFFYSIFKGKVSSRNPWGANTLEWTTPVERLHGNWPGEIPTVYRWPYDYSKPGAEEDFIPQTVPFSQTMSSNMPHDFEGNAESERIQREWEEKEEAAGKTKLD; this is translated from the coding sequence ATGTCAACTATATCATTACACGATACACATAACCACGATAGCCATGATGATCATGGTCATCACAAAGAGACTTTTTTTACAAAGTACGTCTTTAGTCAGGATCACAAGATGATCGCTAAGCAGTTTTTGATAACTGGTATTATCATGGCTGTTATAGCAATGGGCTTATCTATTTTGTTCCGTATACAATTAGCATGGCCAGATAAAAGTTTCCCTCTTTTAGAGACATTTTTAGGTAAATGGGCTGAAGGTGGAAGGATAAAACCAGACTTTTATTTAGCCTTAGTTACAATACATGGTACCATTATGGTATTCTTTGTATTAACAGCTGGTTTAAGTGGTACCTTTAGTAACTTATTGATACCTCTTCAAATAGGAGCAAGAGATATGGCATCACCATTTCTTAATATGCTTTCATACTGGTTCTTTTTTACAGCTTGTGTAATCATGATGAGTTCATTCTTTATACAAACTGGTCCTGCAAGTGCTGGATGGACGGTTTATCCGCCTTTGTCTGCATTGCCAACTGCAATTAGTGGTTCTGGATTAGGAATGACTTTATGGTTAATTAGTATGGTACTATTCGTGGCATCATCATTAATGGGTGGTATCAACTACGTAAGTACTATTTTAAACATGCGTACTAAAGGGATGGATTTATGGAAAATGCCATTAACAATATGGGCGTTTTTCTTAACGGCTATTTTAGGTATTCTATCTTTCCCTGTGTTAGTTGCAGGTGTTGTATTATTAGTATTTGACCGTAGTTTTGGAACGAGTTTCTACCTTTCTGATATCGTTATGGGTACTCAAGTATTGCCAAACGAAGGGGGATCACCGATTTTATGGCAACATTTATTCTGGTTCCTGGGGCACCCTGAGGTATATATTGTAATTATGCCTGCAATGGGATTGTCTTCAGAGATTATGTCTGTAAATTCAAGAAAGCCGATTTTTGGTTACCACGCAATGATTTATTCATTGATCGGTATTACTATATTATCATTCATCGTTTGGGGTCACCACATGTTTGTAACAGGTATGAACCCATTATTAGGTGGTGTGTTTATGATTACAACTTTGATCATTGCTGTTCCATCTGCAGTTAAGACATTTAACTGGTTAGCTACATTATGGAGAGGTAATATTAGATTTACCCCTGCTATGTTGTTTGCTATAGGTATGGTGTCATTCTTTATCTCTGGTGGTTTAACTGGTATATTCTTGGGTAATGCATCATTAGATATTAACTTGCATGATACCTACTTTGTTATTGCTCACTTCCACCTTGTAATGGGATCGGCTGCAATATTTGGTATGCTTGCGGGTGTTTATCACTACTTCCCAAAAATGTTTGGAAGATTAATGAGTAGTAAGCTTGGTTATTTACACTTTTGGATCACATTTATCTGTGCTTATTTAGTGTTCTTCCCTCTACACTTTTTAGGACTTGATGGAGTTCCTCGACGTTACTATGCATTTACTGAATTTGAGTTTATGCAGAAATGGGTTACGGTAAATATTTTAGTTACCTGGTCTGCAATTATAGCGGCATTAGCTCAAGTTGCATTCTTGTTTAACTTCTTCTATTCTATCTTTAAAGGTAAAGTTTCATCGAGAAATCCATGGGGAGCAAATACACTAGAGTGGACTACTCCGGTTGAGCGTTTACATGGTAACTGGCCAGGTGAGATCCCAACTGTTTATCGTTGGCCGTATGACTATAGCAAGCCAGGAGCTGAAGAAGATTTTATTCCTCAAACTGTGCCTTTCTCTCAAACTATGAGTTCGAATATGCCTCATGATTTTGAAGGAAATGCGGAATCTGAACGCATACAGAGAGAGTGGGAAGAGAAAGAAGAAGCTGCAGGCAAAACAAAATTAGACTAG
- a CDS encoding COX15/CtaA family protein, which produces MGCPDWPKCFDQYIPPTSAEQLPGDYKEKYVAERVVKNERFAKTLDKLGKGHLADSIRHDESILQPETFNVAKTWTEYLNRLMGATTGFLLVGLVVYSFTYRKTAKRIVVLSWLNLIVVAFQAWLGSIVVSTNLVPWIVTVHMLLALVILAILVYTYNYAQQMHKAATIVMAKVLWLKILIFLAIVVSVLQIVLGTEVREAVDAVSKALMYTDRESWLIKVGKIFSYHRDSAIIVLILNIFIYKIVKDRFNGKATALMVANSIAVVLIIQIVTGLILSNFALPPYAQALHILFSTLLFSLQYYLYLLVYKTDTYNQEH; this is translated from the coding sequence ATGGGCTGTCCGGATTGGCCTAAGTGTTTTGATCAATATATACCTCCAACCTCGGCCGAACAATTGCCGGGTGATTACAAAGAAAAGTATGTAGCTGAACGTGTAGTAAAGAATGAACGTTTTGCTAAAACGCTTGATAAGTTGGGTAAGGGGCATCTTGCAGATAGTATAAGACACGATGAATCTATTTTACAACCTGAAACTTTTAATGTAGCTAAAACCTGGACCGAATATTTAAATCGGTTAATGGGAGCTACAACTGGTTTTTTATTGGTTGGCTTGGTTGTTTATTCTTTTACTTATCGCAAAACTGCAAAGCGCATAGTTGTATTAAGTTGGCTTAATCTTATAGTGGTTGCTTTTCAGGCGTGGTTGGGATCTATAGTGGTTTCAACTAATCTGGTGCCATGGATTGTTACAGTTCACATGTTATTGGCTTTAGTAATTTTGGCAATATTGGTTTATACCTATAATTATGCCCAACAAATGCATAAAGCAGCAACTATAGTTATGGCTAAGGTTTTATGGTTGAAGATTTTAATCTTTTTAGCTATAGTAGTAAGTGTATTGCAGATTGTATTGGGTACTGAAGTAAGAGAGGCGGTTGACGCAGTTTCAAAAGCATTAATGTATACTGATCGTGAAAGCTGGTTAATTAAGGTTGGAAAGATCTTTTCTTATCACAGGGATTCGGCCATAATTGTGCTTATTTTGAATATTTTTATATATAAGATTGTTAAAGACAGATTCAACGGCAAAGCCACTGCATTGATGGTTGCTAATTCTATTGCTGTTGTATTAATTATTCAGATTGTAACGGGATTAATATTGTCGAACTTTGCATTACCACCTTACGCTCAGGCCCTACATATTTTATTTTCAACTTTACTATTTAGTCTGCAATACTATTTGTACTTGCTGGTTTACAAAACTGATACTTACAATCAAGAGCATTAA
- the cyoE gene encoding heme o synthase → MKQFLTDFSKLIKFRLTFLVVFSASVTFLIGSKVEINGVIPGIDWMKWLILIAGGFLVTSAANCFNEVIEVDLDKLMTRTKDRPMPAGHMTTGQGLVSGLVMGMLGTWLLGKLNIETGLLSVFSIFLYAFAYTPLKRKSPVAVFVGAIPGALPPLIGYVAAHGKIDEIAVILFLVQFVWQFPHFWSIAWVLDDDYKKAGFRLLPTTKRDKTSAFITFVSTLILIPVSLLPTFYGFGGYYIAGVSLISGLVFAWLAFKMWVNMDLVSAKKVMFCSFFYLPLVQVILFFDFIAK, encoded by the coding sequence TTGAAACAGTTTTTAACAGATTTTTCTAAGCTCATTAAATTCAGACTTACATTTCTGGTTGTATTTTCTGCGTCTGTTACTTTTTTAATTGGATCTAAGGTAGAAATTAATGGAGTGATTCCAGGCATTGACTGGATGAAATGGCTTATTTTAATAGCTGGAGGTTTCCTGGTTACATCTGCTGCCAATTGTTTCAATGAAGTAATTGAGGTTGATCTGGATAAGCTAATGACTCGCACTAAAGATCGTCCGATGCCTGCGGGTCATATGACCACGGGGCAGGGATTGGTTTCTGGACTTGTAATGGGGATGCTGGGGACATGGTTGCTCGGTAAGTTAAATATAGAGACAGGGTTATTATCTGTTTTCTCGATATTTTTGTATGCATTTGCTTATACTCCATTGAAGCGTAAATCGCCAGTAGCAGTATTTGTTGGAGCCATTCCAGGCGCTTTACCCCCTCTCATTGGTTATGTGGCTGCTCATGGAAAAATAGATGAAATTGCAGTAATACTTTTTTTAGTTCAGTTTGTATGGCAGTTTCCTCATTTCTGGTCTATTGCCTGGGTGCTTGATGATGATTACAAAAAGGCAGGATTTAGATTGTTACCCACTACCAAAAGAGATAAAACGAGTGCGTTTATAACATTTGTCAGTACTTTAATATTAATTCCTGTTAGTTTATTGCCTACATTCTATGGATTTGGAGGCTATTATATTGCTGGAGTATCATTGATTTCGGGATTGGTATTTGCTTGGTTAGCATTTAAAATGTGGGTTAATATGGATTTGGTAAGTGCAAAGAAGGTAATGTTTTGCTCCTTCTTTTATCTTCCATTGGTTCAAGTGATTTTATTTTTTGATTTTATAGCTAAATAA
- a CDS encoding heme-copper oxidase subunit III, translating to MVHTLNKEDMNSAAPIDTKPKKFVIWLFVVSSTIMFGGWTSYYIVFAASKGKGHGLVLPDIFMYSTAALIGSSICLFLASRALRNGQIQKQRLFLWFTIALGLAFGYLQVEAWSSLYQSGAAMVNNNAAISVIYVVSGFHLLHIFAGLCIVLNALIGAYKELPIETRKYRMEIASIFWHFIDILWIYLYVFLLLNS from the coding sequence ATGGTACACACATTAAATAAAGAGGATATGAACTCTGCAGCTCCAATAGATACTAAACCTAAAAAGTTTGTTATCTGGTTGTTTGTGGTTTCCTCGACTATTATGTTTGGAGGTTGGACAAGTTATTATATTGTTTTTGCTGCCTCTAAAGGCAAAGGACATGGCTTGGTACTACCTGATATTTTCATGTATAGTACGGCTGCATTAATAGGCAGTAGTATATGCTTATTTCTGGCGTCGAGAGCATTAAGAAACGGTCAGATTCAAAAGCAAAGACTGTTCCTGTGGTTTACTATCGCTCTTGGATTGGCATTTGGTTATCTGCAGGTAGAAGCATGGTCGAGCCTATATCAAAGTGGAGCAGCAATGGTGAATAATAATGCTGCTATTTCTGTTATTTACGTAGTTTCAGGATTCCACCTATTGCATATTTTTGCAGGTTTATGTATTGTATTAAATGCCCTGATTGGGGCTTATAAAGAATTGCCAATAGAAACACGCAAGTACCGGATGGAAATTGCTTCTATATTTTGGCATTTTATAGATATATTATGGATATATCTTTATGTTTTTTTACTTTTGAACAGTTAG
- a CDS encoding cytochrome c oxidase subunit 3 yields the protein MSSLSQLDQVKTTPWSGGRSPWSVEYGKIMMWFFLVSDAFTFSSLLIYYGAQRFSKFTWPDPDLVFQSIPGITDSGAPLVFVGIMTFILIMSSVTMVLAVEAGHRRSKKEVVWWMIATIIGGLMFLGCQAAEWTHLFHEGFGWGKIPTMETLHHLFTGEVSTVSALQFSNLFFTITGFHGFHVFSGVIINIIILCMTINGTFEKRGHYLMVEKVGLYWHFVDLVWVFVFTFFYLV from the coding sequence ATGAGTTCATTATCACAATTAGATCAGGTAAAAACTACTCCATGGAGTGGGGGCCGCTCGCCGTGGTCAGTAGAGTACGGCAAAATAATGATGTGGTTTTTTCTGGTTTCTGATGCATTCACATTTTCGTCATTATTGATCTATTACGGAGCGCAGCGCTTCAGTAAATTTACTTGGCCGGATCCTGATTTGGTTTTCCAATCTATCCCAGGCATAACTGATAGTGGTGCTCCACTGGTATTTGTGGGTATTATGACGTTTATTTTGATCATGAGCTCTGTAACTATGGTACTTGCAGTAGAGGCTGGTCACAGACGCTCTAAAAAAGAAGTAGTATGGTGGATGATTGCTACTATAATTGGGGGCTTAATGTTCCTTGGTTGTCAGGCGGCTGAGTGGACACATTTGTTCCATGAAGGATTTGGTTGGGGTAAAATTCCCACAATGGAAACATTACATCATTTGTTTACTGGTGAGGTCTCAACTGTTTCTGCACTTCAGTTCTCTAACCTTTTCTTTACAATTACTGGATTCCACGGATTCCACGTATTTAGTGGTGTAATTATTAATATCATCATTTTATGCATGACTATTAATGGTACATTTGAAAAGCGCGGACATTACTTAATGGTTGAAAAAGTTGGTTTATACTGGCACTTTGTAGACCTTGTTTGGGTATTCGTGTTTACATTCTTCTATTTGGTTTAA
- a CDS encoding cytochrome C oxidase subunit IV family protein codes for MSEIHTDHSHGEHAHGEHAGLDKKKIWQVFGILLAITVIEFIIALVLIPGGHMSQHIGNFVYIALTLLKAFYIVAYFMHLKYEKVGLQLSLTVVFVFIFYFIVLMLIEGGYLHLHMPLV; via the coding sequence ATGTCAGAAATACATACAGATCACTCTCACGGCGAGCATGCACATGGTGAGCATGCAGGGCTAGATAAAAAGAAAATTTGGCAGGTATTTGGTATCCTGCTTGCAATTACTGTAATTGAGTTTATCATCGCTTTGGTGCTTATTCCAGGCGGTCACATGTCTCAACACATTGGTAACTTCGTTTATATTGCATTAACTTTATTAAAAGCATTTTATATTGTTGCATATTTTATGCACCTTAAATATGAAAAGGTAGGACTTCAGCTTTCTTTAACTGTCGTTTTTGTTTTTATCTTTTACTTTATTGTTTTGATGTTAATTGAAGGAGGTTACTTACACTTACATATGCCTTTAGTTTAA
- a CDS encoding SCO family protein produces MKGTSIKKVLILVTILAVPGFLYYLLQEKGKNRYRPLPIFGHKEVASTFHSVRGKQIPDTIYHIVSDFKLINQNEDSVSWSKYGSNIVILNLFYTKGDANGGGAATKAMKGFNETYEHNKAVNFIGISIDPKTDKPEVLADYAKILSAKAGKWDLLTGDSVQLSGLIRNGLSLDAHQEKIGTENKFIHSNMLVLLDSHRRIRGYYEATSKEALLKLDDEIKVLLAEELRNSRDGR; encoded by the coding sequence ATGAAGGGTACTTCAATAAAAAAAGTATTAATCCTGGTCACCATATTAGCGGTACCAGGATTTTTGTATTATTTACTTCAGGAAAAGGGCAAAAACAGATACAGACCACTTCCTATTTTTGGCCACAAAGAAGTTGCTTCTACATTTCATTCAGTTAGAGGTAAACAGATTCCAGATACGATTTACCATATAGTAAGCGATTTTAAACTGATTAATCAGAATGAAGATTCTGTTAGTTGGAGCAAATATGGGAGTAACATTGTAATATTAAATCTGTTCTATACAAAAGGAGATGCTAATGGTGGAGGAGCAGCAACAAAGGCGATGAAAGGTTTTAATGAAACCTATGAACACAATAAAGCTGTTAATTTTATAGGAATCAGTATTGATCCTAAAACTGATAAGCCAGAGGTATTGGCTGATTATGCAAAAATACTTTCTGCGAAGGCGGGAAAATGGGACTTGTTAACCGGTGATAGCGTACAGTTATCTGGATTGATAAGAAATGGATTATCCTTAGATGCGCATCAAGAAAAGATTGGCACTGAGAACAAATTTATACATAGCAATATGCTTGTATTGCTTGATAGTCATCGTCGCATTAGAGGCTATTATGAGGCAACTAGTAAGGAGGCCTTATTAAAACTTGATGATGAGATTAAGGTTTTGCTGGCAGAGGAGTTGAGAAATTCCAGAGACGGAAGATAA
- a CDS encoding DUF420 domain-containing protein, with the protein MNFNDKFFLRLIWIVTVVVLLVVLALKLMPPPETKPSFIYLFPHIIGGINATCSVLLVVSLIFIKKKNIQAHKVTNVITFILSAIFLLFYIVFHLYEKDTKYGDIDHNGVLSAVELAAVESTRYIYFFILATHIILAIVVLPLILVSFLRGFNMQVERHKKIVRWAYPVWLYVAVTGVIVYLMISPYYNF; encoded by the coding sequence ATGAATTTTAACGATAAATTTTTTTTAAGATTAATATGGATTGTAACTGTAGTCGTGTTACTTGTGGTTTTAGCATTAAAGTTAATGCCACCTCCGGAAACTAAACCCTCTTTCATATATCTATTTCCACACATAATAGGCGGTATTAATGCAACTTGTTCTGTTCTCCTTGTTGTATCTTTAATCTTTATAAAGAAAAAAAATATACAGGCTCACAAAGTAACTAATGTTATTACATTTATTCTTTCGGCAATTTTTCTTCTTTTTTATATTGTTTTTCATCTCTATGAAAAAGATACGAAATATGGTGATATTGATCATAATGGTGTGTTGTCGGCAGTAGAATTGGCCGCAGTTGAATCAACACGTTATATCTATTTCTTTATACTAGCTACACATATTATTCTTGCCATAGTAGTTTTACCTTTAATTTTAGTGAGTTTCTTAAGGGGATTTAATATGCAGGTAGAACGTCATAAAAAGATTGTTAGGTGGGCTTATCCGGTATGGCTTTATGTTGCTGTAACTGGTGTAATTGTATATCTGATGATATCACCTTATTACAATTTTTAA
- a CDS encoding DUF983 domain-containing protein, with protein MQKTSKLYALMHGKCPHCRRGDIFTGSLYGFNVQQTNTICGHCGQRFEIEPGYFYAAMYVSYAMNCAEMIALGIATYVLSGGNLEFESLWLYLTVIFTGCLILAPFNYRYSRVILLHWLSPKIKYDANYDKP; from the coding sequence ATGCAGAAAACCTCTAAGCTATACGCACTTATGCACGGTAAATGTCCTCATTGCAGAAGAGGAGATATTTTTACCGGAAGCCTTTATGGTTTTAATGTACAGCAGACTAATACGATTTGTGGGCATTGCGGCCAACGCTTTGAAATAGAACCTGGTTATTTTTACGCAGCCATGTATGTAAGCTATGCAATGAATTGTGCAGAAATGATTGCATTGGGTATTGCAACTTATGTATTGTCGGGAGGAAATCTTGAGTTCGAATCTTTATGGCTATATCTTACTGTAATCTTTACGGGCTGTTTAATTTTGGCACCCTTTAATTATCGTTATTCCCGAGTGATTTTATTACATTGGCTTTCTCCAAAAATAAAGTACGATGCCAATTACGATAAGCCATGA
- a CDS encoding DUF2461 domain-containing protein: MIKPETLTFIKDVAQNNNREWFAENKSRYETAKADVLVFIDQLIPKLAVIDPEFSIDTPAKKCLLRIYRDVRFSKNKDPYKNNFGISFNIKGSNIHGPGYYLHIQPGECFLAAGFWMPEAQVLKSLREEIDYNSSEFLSIVDDKSFKSIFNLSQVDKLKNAPKGYDTEHPQIEFLKLKSFIAVCPLKDDEFLKQGIVDKLKTAFESVYPFVLFLRNAVAQ, translated from the coding sequence ATGATTAAGCCAGAAACACTTACTTTTATAAAAGATGTAGCTCAAAATAACAACCGTGAATGGTTTGCAGAGAACAAGAGCAGATATGAGACAGCGAAAGCAGACGTATTGGTTTTTATTGATCAGCTAATACCGAAGTTAGCAGTCATAGATCCAGAATTTTCTATTGATACCCCAGCTAAAAAGTGTTTATTACGAATTTATCGGGATGTTCGTTTTAGCAAAAATAAAGATCCATACAAAAATAATTTTGGCATTTCGTTTAACATTAAAGGAAGCAATATACATGGCCCTGGATACTATCTTCATATCCAGCCCGGAGAGTGCTTTCTTGCTGCTGGATTTTGGATGCCAGAGGCTCAGGTTTTAAAAAGTCTAAGAGAAGAGATAGATTACAACAGTTCTGAATTTTTGAGTATAGTTGATGATAAAAGTTTTAAAAGCATTTTTAATTTAAGCCAGGTGGATAAGCTAAAAAATGCTCCAAAGGGATATGATACCGAACATCCTCAAATAGAGTTTTTAAAACTTAAAAGTTTTATTGCAGTTTGTCCTTTAAAGGATGATGAGTTTTTAAAACAAGGAATCGTTGATAAGTTGAAAACTGCTTTTGAAAGTGTTTATCCTTTTGTTCTATTTTTGAGAAACGCAGTAGCGCAATAA
- a CDS encoding flagellar motor protein MotB, which produces MKKISLFLFVGLLANAFSSCVVLSPKKYKSLLATQDSLRTGWGESQLKNENLESLIARLRKDTTGLSSALNDLKGKYSEMDSNYAKLKNNSSTEISKLSNDLKKREQRLKEVEEILRKRDEATNQLKEKLQQALLGFTKNGLTVEIRNGKVYVSLTDKLLFPSGSIIIDEKGKQALSQLADVLKQQPEINIAVEGHTDSQKITNLGQIKDNWDLSVLRSTSVVRYLTEVSKVESVRMTATGKGEFQPLNANTTAEGRSKNRRIEIVLSPKLDELYDLIKQ; this is translated from the coding sequence ATGAAAAAAATTAGCTTATTCCTATTCGTAGGGCTTCTTGCAAATGCATTTAGTTCCTGTGTTGTTCTATCACCCAAAAAATATAAATCATTATTAGCCACACAAGATTCTTTGAGGACAGGCTGGGGCGAATCACAATTAAAGAATGAAAATCTGGAAAGTTTGATCGCAAGATTAAGAAAGGATACTACAGGCTTAAGTAGTGCATTAAATGATTTGAAGGGCAAGTACTCTGAAATGGATAGCAATTATGCCAAGCTAAAGAATAATAGTTCTACTGAGATCAGCAAACTTTCTAATGATTTAAAAAAGCGAGAACAGCGCTTAAAAGAAGTTGAAGAAATCTTACGTAAACGTGATGAGGCTACAAACCAGTTAAAGGAAAAGCTGCAACAGGCACTTTTAGGATTTACTAAAAATGGATTAACTGTAGAGATTAGAAATGGTAAAGTATATGTTTCCCTTACTGATAAGCTGTTATTTCCTTCAGGAAGTATTATCATTGATGAGAAAGGTAAACAGGCCTTAAGTCAGCTTGCAGATGTATTGAAGCAGCAACCAGAAATAAATATTGCTGTTGAGGGACATACTGACTCTCAGAAAATTACGAACTTAGGACAAATTAAAGACAATTGGGACTTAAGTGTTTTGCGATCAACATCAGTAGTACGTTATTTGACAGAAGTAAGCAAAGTTGAGAGTGTACGTATGACGGCAACCGGAAAGGGAGAATTTCAACCTTTGAATGCCAATACAACAGCAGAGGGAAGAAGTAAGAATCGAAGAATTGAGATTGTACTTTCCCCTAAATTGGACGAGTTGTATGATTTGATTAAACAATAG
- the rfbC gene encoding dTDP-4-dehydrorhamnose 3,5-epimerase — protein sequence MNITETPIAGLLVIEPKVWKDNRGYFYESYNSKLFSEAGIDANFVQDNQSFSQKGALRGLHAQRNPFEQGKLVRVLQGKVLDIAVDIRKQSDTYGQYFSLELSGDNHKQLWIPPGFLHGFLTLENDTIFTYKVTNYYDKASEIGVIWNDADIDINWNSSIPEEELLLSEKDLVLPAFKDFDNPF from the coding sequence ATGAATATTACAGAGACCCCCATTGCCGGCCTTTTGGTTATTGAGCCCAAGGTTTGGAAAGACAATCGTGGATATTTTTACGAAAGCTACAATTCAAAGTTGTTTTCCGAAGCAGGCATCGATGCTAACTTTGTCCAAGACAATCAATCCTTTTCTCAAAAAGGTGCTTTACGTGGACTTCACGCTCAACGGAACCCATTTGAACAGGGTAAATTGGTGCGAGTTTTACAAGGAAAAGTTTTAGATATAGCAGTTGATATTAGAAAGCAATCTGACACCTATGGCCAATATTTTAGTTTGGAACTGAGTGGCGATAACCATAAACAATTATGGATTCCTCCAGGATTTTTACACGGCTTTTTAACTCTAGAAAATGATACAATTTTCACTTACAAAGTAACTAATTATTATGATAAAGCTTCCGAAATCGGAGTAATCTGGAATGACGCTGATATCGACATCAACTGGAATAGCAGCATTCCAGAGGAAGAACTTTTGCTCTCTGAAAAAGATCTGGTATTACCAGCTTTCAAAGATTTCGATAATCCTTTTTAA
- a CDS encoding DUF4286 family protein encodes MLLYNVTTIIEDSSADRWLQWMQEIHIPQVMQTGLFISNRLLKVVDSPNEGVTYCSQYVVEDMDNFLEYQNKFASALIAEVNINFQNQQVSFTSLMEYIA; translated from the coding sequence ATGTTATTATATAATGTAACCACAATTATCGAGGATAGCTCAGCAGATCGCTGGCTTCAATGGATGCAGGAAATCCATATCCCACAAGTAATGCAAACCGGATTATTTATTTCAAACCGGCTTCTAAAAGTAGTTGACTCACCAAATGAAGGTGTAACATACTGTTCACAATATGTTGTCGAAGACATGGATAATTTCTTAGAATATCAGAATAAATTTGCGTCTGCTCTAATAGCTGAGGTAAATATTAATTTTCAAAATCAGCAGGTATCATTTACCTCCCTGATGGAATATATTGCTTAA